A region of the Candidatus Rhabdochlamydia sp. T3358 genome:
CCAAGGAACTACAGTGGGATATTGCTTTGAGCATTTAGCTTACCTAATTGAAAAACTACATAAAAAAATCCCTATTGGCGTGTGTATAGACACCTGTCATATCTTTGCAGCAGGTTATGATATCCGCACAAAAGATGGCTGGGAAAAGACCTTGAAAGACTTTGAAAGAATTGTCGGGATGAAGCACCTATACGCTTTTCATCTCAATGACTCGCTAAAACCTTTAGGATCTCGTCGCGATAGACACGCTCCTTTAGGCAAAGGAGAGATTGGTATAGAGTGTTTTAAAGTACTGATGAAACACCCTAAAACTCGCCGTCTTCCTAAATATTTAGAAACCCCCGATGGCCCCCCTCTTTGGAAAAAAGAAATCGCCATGTTAAGAGAGTTTGCAGATTTATGAAACATAGTAAAATTCGATCGATTCAATCCTCTCAAATAGGCAGTGTGATCACCGTATGCGGATGGATTCGCACAATTAGAGCACAAAAAAGTTTTAGCTTCATTGAACTAAATGACGGCTCTACACTTTCTTCTTTGCAAATTGTGGCAGATGACTCACTTCCCTCCTATGAAGAGCTCTTAAAAAAGCTTTCTACAGGAGCATCTATTTCAGTAACAGGTGAATTAGTAGAGAGTTTAGGCAAAGGACAACGCTGGGAATTAAAAGCCCATGCTATTCATCTTTTCGGTACTTGCCCTGAAGAGTATCCTCTGCAAAAAAAACGACATTCCTTTGAATTTTTGCGCTCTCTTGCTCATTTGCGTCCACGTACGAATACACAAGGGGCCATTGCAAGAATACGCAATGCTCTCTCTATTGCAACTCATCTATTTTTTCAACAAAGAGGGTTCTTATATCTACACACGCCAATCATTACCGCCTCTGATTGTGAAGGAGCTGGTAAACAATTTCTGGTCACAACATTAGATATCAATAAACCACCAAGGCACTCTGATGGTAGTGTGAATTTTACAGAGGACTTCTTTCATAAACCAGCTTATCTCACTGTATCAGGACAACTAAACGCTGAAACATTTGCCTGCGCTCTTTCTGATGTGTACACATTTGGGCCTACATTTCGTGCAGAGAACTCTAATACCTCTCGTCACCTAGCTGAGTTCTGGATGGTTGAGCCGGAAATGGCTTTTGCTGATCTAAATGATAATCGTGAATGCGCAGAAGCCTATTTGCGGTTTGTCCTTCGATACGCTTTAGATAACTGCCAAGAAGATTTAAACTTTTTTGAGAA
Encoded here:
- the asnS gene encoding asparagine--tRNA ligase → MKHSKIRSIQSSQIGSVITVCGWIRTIRAQKSFSFIELNDGSTLSSLQIVADDSLPSYEELLKKLSTGASISVTGELVESLGKGQRWELKAHAIHLFGTCPEEYPLQKKRHSFEFLRSLAHLRPRTNTQGAIARIRNALSIATHLFFQQRGFLYLHTPIITASDCEGAGKQFLVTTLDINKPPRHSDGSVNFTEDFFHKPAYLTVSGQLNAETFACALSDVYTFGPTFRAENSNTSRHLAEFWMVEPEMAFADLNDNRECAEAYLRFVLRYALDNCQEDLNFFEKFIEKGLLTRLQQVAETEFAHLTYTQAIAILQKSEQSFAFPVEWGIDLQSEHERYLAETYCKKPLILTDYPEKIKAFYMRENSDGKTVAAMDVLVPKIGEIMGGAQREERPDILERKLRSFGLHPEDYWWYMQLRTYGTVPHAGFGLGFERLVLFVTGMENIRDVIPFPRFPGHAEF